From the genome of Kosmotoga arenicorallina S304, one region includes:
- the rpiB gene encoding ribose 5-phosphate isomerase B — translation MKIAIASDHAGYFLKQDLIPYLKELGHDVKDLGTDSENSVDYPDFAKKLAEEIKTGTQDRGILICGTGIGMSIAANRYKGVRAALCLIPEMAELSRKHNDANVLVLAGRLMGVELARWVVKKFLDTDFEGGRHARRVLKIEEDPMKQGGKHR, via the coding sequence ATGAAGATAGCCATTGCATCAGATCATGCGGGATATTTCCTCAAACAGGATTTGATTCCTTATTTAAAGGAACTCGGGCATGATGTGAAGGATTTAGGAACTGACTCGGAAAATTCTGTGGATTATCCCGATTTTGCAAAAAAATTAGCTGAAGAGATCAAAACCGGAACTCAGGATCGTGGAATACTGATCTGCGGCACCGGCATTGGAATGTCAATTGCGGCTAACAGATATAAAGGCGTTAGGGCAGCATTGTGTCTAATTCCCGAAATGGCCGAATTATCGAGAAAACATAACGATGCCAATGTCCTCGTGCTTGCAGGTAGGCTTATGGGAGTGGAATTGGCTCGATGGGTGGTGAAAAAATTTCTTGATACGGATTTTGAAGGCGGTCGCCATGCCAGAAGGGTCCTAAAAATTGAAGAAGACCCGATGAAACAAGGTGGAAAGCATAGATGA
- a CDS encoding ZIP family metal transporter yields the protein MNPALKGILYSSIAGMATALGGIPFLLWRREVSRKTLDVLLGFAAGVMLAATAFSLVVPSINLGGPLQFIVGFTLGAVFVHIMDKFTPHEHLIKGYEGPLSHSKMAKIWLFVIAIAIHNFPEGMAVGVGAFTKEAIVIAVAIGVQNIPEGTAVAASLTGAGYKRGRTFWITFLTGAIEIIGGLIGALLIAIARPLLPYAMAFAGGAMLYVISDEIIPETHSGGFELLSTYALVIGFVVMTLLDNLLG from the coding sequence ATGAATCCTGCTCTGAAGGGAATTCTATACAGCTCTATAGCAGGAATGGCCACCGCACTGGGTGGCATACCTTTTCTTTTATGGCGCAGGGAAGTCAGCAGAAAAACCCTTGATGTACTGCTTGGATTCGCCGCTGGAGTGATGCTTGCTGCCACCGCTTTCAGCCTGGTGGTACCTTCTATAAATCTCGGAGGCCCGCTGCAATTTATTGTGGGATTTACGCTGGGTGCTGTATTTGTGCATATAATGGACAAATTCACACCCCATGAACATTTGATAAAAGGGTATGAAGGGCCGTTATCCCATTCAAAAATGGCAAAAATATGGTTGTTCGTCATAGCCATTGCCATTCACAATTTCCCGGAGGGGATGGCAGTCGGTGTAGGTGCCTTCACAAAGGAAGCAATTGTCATAGCAGTGGCAATAGGTGTTCAGAATATTCCCGAAGGTACAGCAGTCGCGGCGAGCCTTACCGGAGCAGGTTATAAAAGAGGCAGAACGTTCTGGATAACCTTTTTGACAGGAGCCATTGAAATTATTGGAGGGTTGATAGGAGCTTTGCTCATAGCTATTGCCCGACCTTTGTTGCCCTATGCCATGGCCTTCGCAGGAGGAGCAATGCTCTATGTAATAAGCGACGAAATAATTCCCGAAACTCATAGCGGAGGTTTTGAATTGCTTTCAACATATGCTCTTGTTATCGGATTTGTCGTTATGACTTTGCTGGATAATCTGTTGGGATAG
- the lexA gene encoding transcriptional repressor LexA — MTLTERQREILEYIENFIKLNGYPPSIRDICNDFGIASPRGVAKHLEALEKKGYIERTGVSRGIRVIKQADGKLTTDENDVVMLPVVGTIAAGEAIQAIENREDSIPVPMWMIRRGFEYYILKVTGNSMIDSHIMNGDHVVIRRQDWANNGDIVVALIDGENATLKKYENNGPKVRLIPSNPDMLPIVVEANRVRIQGKLVGLLRWYR; from the coding sequence GTGACACTCACAGAACGTCAAAGGGAGATATTGGAGTACATTGAGAATTTCATCAAACTAAATGGATATCCACCCAGCATAAGGGACATATGCAATGATTTTGGCATTGCTTCACCGCGGGGAGTTGCAAAACACCTTGAAGCCCTTGAAAAGAAAGGTTATATTGAACGCACAGGTGTTTCAAGAGGCATCAGGGTGATCAAGCAAGCTGATGGGAAGCTGACCACAGATGAAAACGACGTCGTGATGCTCCCGGTAGTGGGGACGATAGCTGCTGGAGAAGCAATTCAAGCGATAGAAAACAGAGAAGATTCCATCCCTGTACCGATGTGGATGATACGTCGGGGATTTGAGTATTACATACTGAAAGTAACAGGAAACAGCATGATAGACTCCCACATAATGAATGGAGACCACGTGGTCATAAGAAGGCAGGATTGGGCAAATAACGGCGATATAGTGGTAGCACTTATTGATGGAGAAAATGCTACACTGAAAAAATACGAGAACAACGGCCCGAAAGTCAGACTTATTCCATCTAATCCCGATATGCTTCCCATTGTAGTAGAGGCGAATAGAGTCAGGATTCAAGGAAAACTTGTCGGTTTGCTTAGGTGGTATAGATAA
- the gyrA gene encoding DNA gyrase subunit A, with the protein MPENIIPKPINDEMIDAYMLYSMSVIVGRAIPDVRDGLKPVQRRILYGMLALGLRHNQSFKKSARIVGEVMGKFHPHGDMAIYDTLVRMAQPFSMRYPLIDGQGNFGSIDRDPPAAMRYTEARLKNIAEEMLQDIDKNTVDMMPNFDGSLEEPVVLPSRIPNLLMNGASGIAVGMMTNIPPHNLRELVAAIDALIDDPEIANEELLNYVKGPDFPTGGIIMDKDGMRKIYTEGKGRFVIRGVAEIQEVRGNLCIVITEIPYSVSKADLIEQMAAAAQSHRDIQIRNIRDESDKRGLRVVVELKRGADPNVVLNLLYKHTSLQVSYTAQMLVIDEKKRPKVMTLKELLKSFVNHRFEVITRRTEYDLEQDSKRAHIVEGLTKATRSIDTVVDIIRNSPDTQQAIKNLIETLDVSETQAQAILDMRLGKLTSLEIDKLIKEYSELVSRIEAYRKILSDPKNIYGIIKEELEEINAKYGDERKTKITNDISGDFNVEDVIPDDDIVVAVTHKGYIKSTPLESYRMQGRGGKGVRGIKTKNEDFVTNILTTTRLSKTVIITSKGKAYLINNHQLDYSSRDSRGKLLANYVKIDPDETVQAVLSARKENIEEKALIITTRKGKIKRTPFAAFANSRISGIKAITLNEGDEVVSAMISENEDDTVLISTSMGMVIRFPVSQIRPMGRSAAGVIGIKLRGNDTVVSSNVVTANDQRYLFTATEWGVGKRTPLSEYRPQNRGGMGLKNLYGIDRIGTVIDALVVTDEDELIVITKAGMSIRIPVSQIRPTRRITKGVKIVELKEDDSVASMAVIAD; encoded by the coding sequence ATGCCAGAAAACATAATACCAAAACCAATCAATGATGAGATGATAGATGCCTACATGCTCTATTCCATGAGTGTTATAGTGGGTAGGGCTATCCCCGATGTAAGAGACGGTTTAAAGCCTGTTCAGCGAAGAATCCTTTATGGGATGCTAGCGCTTGGACTCAGGCACAATCAGTCCTTTAAAAAGAGTGCAAGAATTGTCGGTGAAGTAATGGGTAAATTTCACCCTCACGGCGATATGGCTATTTACGACACCCTTGTTCGTATGGCTCAGCCTTTTTCAATGCGCTATCCGCTTATTGACGGTCAGGGAAACTTTGGCTCTATAGATAGAGATCCCCCTGCAGCAATGCGTTACACGGAAGCCAGATTGAAAAACATAGCCGAAGAAATGCTTCAGGATATTGATAAGAACACCGTTGACATGATGCCGAATTTTGATGGCTCACTCGAAGAACCTGTGGTTCTGCCATCTCGCATACCAAACTTGCTCATGAACGGTGCTTCCGGAATAGCGGTCGGGATGATGACCAATATCCCTCCTCACAATTTAAGGGAATTGGTTGCCGCTATTGATGCTCTTATTGATGACCCCGAGATTGCCAACGAAGAGCTTCTAAACTACGTAAAGGGTCCTGATTTCCCAACAGGTGGAATAATCATGGACAAAGACGGCATGCGCAAGATATACACCGAGGGAAAAGGCCGTTTTGTTATACGGGGCGTTGCCGAAATCCAGGAAGTCAGAGGAAACCTGTGCATTGTGATAACGGAAATCCCCTATTCAGTTTCAAAAGCTGATTTGATAGAGCAGATGGCAGCCGCTGCTCAGAGTCACAGGGACATTCAGATAAGGAACATACGCGATGAGTCAGATAAAAGAGGGTTAAGGGTTGTTGTTGAACTGAAGCGAGGTGCAGATCCTAATGTGGTTCTAAATCTTCTTTACAAGCATACATCCCTGCAGGTGTCCTATACCGCCCAGATGCTTGTTATAGACGAGAAAAAACGCCCGAAAGTGATGACCCTGAAAGAATTGTTAAAATCTTTTGTAAACCACAGGTTTGAGGTTATCACAAGGCGTACGGAATACGATCTTGAACAGGATTCAAAACGCGCACATATAGTTGAAGGTCTTACAAAGGCTACGAGGTCTATCGACACAGTTGTTGACATCATAAGAAATTCACCAGATACCCAGCAAGCCATTAAAAATCTCATAGAAACTCTTGATGTAAGCGAGACTCAAGCTCAGGCTATTCTCGATATGCGTCTCGGAAAATTAACCTCTCTGGAAATCGACAAGCTGATAAAGGAATACAGCGAACTCGTCTCACGAATTGAAGCTTACAGAAAAATCCTTTCCGACCCAAAGAATATTTATGGAATAATTAAAGAAGAGCTTGAGGAAATCAACGCAAAATATGGCGATGAAAGGAAAACAAAGATCACCAATGACATATCAGGTGATTTCAATGTGGAAGATGTAATACCAGACGATGATATTGTGGTCGCTGTAACCCACAAAGGATATATAAAATCCACACCTCTGGAAAGCTATCGAATGCAAGGCCGTGGAGGCAAAGGGGTTCGTGGAATAAAAACCAAAAATGAGGATTTCGTGACCAACATACTCACTACGACTCGCCTTAGCAAAACTGTGATTATCACTTCAAAGGGAAAAGCTTACCTTATTAACAATCATCAGCTCGATTATTCCTCGCGCGATTCAAGGGGAAAGCTTCTTGCTAATTACGTCAAAATCGATCCCGATGAAACGGTTCAGGCTGTTCTCTCAGCGCGCAAAGAAAATATCGAAGAAAAAGCCTTGATCATCACTACAAGAAAAGGGAAAATCAAGAGAACGCCCTTTGCTGCTTTTGCGAATTCCAGGATTTCCGGTATAAAGGCAATTACCCTGAACGAAGGCGATGAAGTTGTGAGTGCCATGATAAGCGAAAATGAAGACGATACTGTACTCATATCAACATCAATGGGTATGGTGATCAGGTTCCCGGTATCTCAAATAAGGCCCATGGGAAGAAGCGCAGCTGGCGTTATAGGGATAAAGCTGCGGGGAAATGATACGGTGGTGTCAAGCAACGTAGTGACAGCCAATGATCAGCGCTATCTTTTCACAGCAACAGAATGGGGTGTGGGAAAGAGAACGCCACTCAGTGAATATCGCCCGCAAAACCGCGGTGGAATGGGATTGAAAAATTTATATGGCATCGACAGAATTGGAACGGTAATCGACGCACTTGTGGTAACAGACGAAGACGAACTAATTGTCATCACAAAGGCAGGAATGTCAATAAGAATCCCTGTATCGCAAATAAGACCAACCCGGAGAATAACCAAAGGTGTGAAAATAGTTGAATTGAAAGAAGATGACAGTGTTGCCAGCATGGCTGTTATAGCTGACTGA
- a CDS encoding O-antigen ligase family protein, whose product MKESKPRIIDAELVIYLLLLLVVPLFLVKGFTHEPSTGKHLIYAVGFFIILLLNVLRKKEIRFNYNYVHLSALGFGAAAVASLLSVWIDNPQYLRYSMDVALFTLFVPLTGIYLSNKMNTRTKIELSMLFFIIGATVVAIDAMLNYYAGYDLFLGKIGEPFTRASARSTIGNPNFVSDYMGMALPMVFYFIASARPLQKLFGKALWKQILLKSSMLVFMIPMISAIFIAETRTVITGIFVGNVLFVSLYLFLRRRLEQNSQDKSEKKIVLLFVLLAIVIIAVMSYLYLTPSALTGGGKLSVTKRLEYALTSSGSWKERFSAWLNSVYQWTEPENKLRLFIGSGIGTFQLYHLLYTPYVIADHPEYSAVWNNFKRTHNDYLQSLSETGLLGFVMILLLMIFLVGTYFKRLFRIRDRADLLLYGAIGAGIFSLALHSMFEFPLHMQPNLMGGVFLLSLAVGNYFNDKQKEMRIGKILPGIIIIAFFAVITPLKATAYMGEGFFRMGQRDQQYYYAYLKEYSKVDIDTINKAQYDLEHFTGNYAYLKNLAEYFSVRGNELRRKYPNLSSLQLSMKAEEERKKEIEYIRNQLLEYLEQVKLLKSKTREYYTSAVNNFRNSFSIYPVFGKPLWYLGGFGVKPERLSLEGYSLEDKIKTMVGEDPYADMIVNEFKGNTNIIPLPEKEIRTIPFKAFFENYGSAISEEISLQINLDLLVQIQMTLDAIDYYEASMIFFSERQTPKIVGSLYEQLYKNLKAYLIAMPQEVNNINISELRSLVEKLKDYTSRMSLYYYDLAVTLLPGTWSRYPDWENIYAQYMEAVVTTQDQPEEATKMLIDIARKHAFISKAMWEGGRYGIPDDTLEICLEYARENLIENVTLYRSFMEKVLMAYKDIKVLIADKIETMTSDKLKNRMENFLQIYDAINSSIE is encoded by the coding sequence GTGAAAGAGAGTAAGCCAAGAATTATCGATGCCGAACTGGTAATATACCTTCTCCTGTTACTTGTTGTGCCACTTTTTTTGGTCAAAGGCTTCACCCATGAACCCTCAACGGGAAAACACCTGATATATGCAGTGGGCTTTTTTATCATTCTGCTATTGAATGTATTGAGAAAAAAAGAAATCAGGTTTAATTACAATTATGTCCATCTATCCGCATTGGGATTTGGTGCTGCAGCAGTTGCATCGTTGCTTTCTGTTTGGATCGATAATCCCCAGTATTTGCGCTATTCTATGGATGTCGCCCTCTTTACCCTTTTTGTCCCGTTAACCGGTATTTATCTGTCCAACAAGATGAATACAAGAACGAAAATAGAGTTGAGTATGCTCTTTTTCATAATCGGAGCAACAGTTGTGGCAATTGATGCTATGCTGAATTATTATGCTGGTTATGACCTCTTTCTTGGAAAAATTGGAGAACCCTTTACAAGGGCTTCAGCAAGGTCTACAATAGGAAATCCAAATTTTGTTTCTGATTACATGGGCATGGCGCTCCCTATGGTCTTTTATTTCATAGCAAGTGCCAGGCCTCTTCAAAAACTCTTCGGGAAAGCGTTATGGAAGCAAATCCTTTTGAAAAGCTCCATGCTTGTTTTCATGATTCCCATGATTTCGGCGATATTTATAGCGGAAACCCGAACCGTGATAACAGGGATTTTTGTGGGAAATGTACTCTTTGTTAGCCTATACCTTTTCTTGAGAAGGCGCCTTGAGCAGAATTCTCAGGACAAAAGCGAGAAAAAAATAGTTCTGCTTTTTGTGCTGTTGGCAATAGTTATTATTGCCGTTATGAGTTACCTTTATTTGACACCTTCTGCCTTAACAGGAGGGGGAAAACTCAGTGTAACGAAAAGGCTTGAATACGCCCTTACTTCGTCAGGGTCATGGAAAGAAAGATTTTCCGCATGGCTGAATTCTGTATACCAGTGGACAGAACCCGAAAATAAATTAAGGCTGTTCATCGGCAGCGGTATCGGCACTTTCCAGCTTTATCATTTGCTCTACACTCCATATGTGATAGCGGACCATCCAGAATATTCCGCAGTATGGAATAACTTCAAAAGGACACATAATGACTATCTTCAATCTCTTAGTGAAACCGGACTGCTGGGATTTGTAATGATATTGCTGCTCATGATCTTTTTGGTAGGCACTTATTTCAAAAGGCTTTTCAGAATAAGAGATAGAGCTGATCTTTTGCTTTATGGAGCGATTGGTGCCGGGATATTCTCCCTGGCCCTGCACAGTATGTTTGAGTTCCCATTACACATGCAGCCTAATCTCATGGGAGGCGTATTTTTGCTTTCTCTTGCTGTCGGTAACTATTTCAACGACAAACAGAAGGAAATGAGAATTGGCAAAATTCTTCCCGGAATAATCATAATTGCTTTCTTCGCTGTAATAACGCCTTTGAAAGCAACTGCCTATATGGGAGAAGGATTTTTCAGAATGGGGCAGAGAGATCAGCAATATTACTATGCTTACTTGAAAGAATATTCCAAAGTCGATATTGACACTATAAACAAAGCCCAATACGATCTGGAGCATTTTACAGGTAATTATGCATACCTGAAAAATCTCGCCGAGTATTTCAGCGTAAGAGGGAACGAACTGAGAAGAAAATATCCAAACCTCTCTTCTCTTCAGTTAAGCATGAAAGCAGAAGAAGAGCGAAAAAAGGAAATTGAATATATAAGAAACCAGCTTCTTGAGTATCTGGAACAGGTGAAACTGCTGAAAAGCAAAACCCGCGAGTATTACACCAGCGCTGTGAACAATTTCAGGAATTCTTTCAGCATCTATCCTGTCTTCGGAAAACCCCTGTGGTATCTGGGTGGCTTTGGTGTGAAACCTGAAAGACTTTCCCTGGAAGGCTATTCTCTGGAAGATAAGATAAAGACTATGGTTGGCGAAGATCCATATGCAGATATGATCGTGAATGAGTTCAAAGGTAATACAAACATAATACCCTTGCCGGAAAAAGAAATAAGAACAATCCCCTTCAAGGCATTTTTTGAGAATTACGGAAGTGCCATTTCCGAAGAAATATCTTTACAGATAAATCTTGATCTTTTAGTGCAAATACAGATGACTCTGGACGCTATTGATTATTATGAAGCTTCCATGATCTTTTTCAGCGAAAGACAGACACCAAAAATTGTGGGGAGTTTATATGAACAGCTCTATAAAAATCTTAAAGCATACCTTATTGCAATGCCGCAAGAGGTAAATAACATAAACATCAGCGAACTGCGTTCCCTTGTTGAAAAACTCAAGGATTACACTTCGAGAATGTCCCTTTACTATTATGATCTCGCTGTGACATTGTTGCCAGGAACATGGAGCAGGTATCCAGACTGGGAAAACATTTATGCACAGTACATGGAGGCGGTTGTTACCACTCAGGATCAACCCGAAGAAGCAACCAAAATGCTCATCGATATCGCAAGAAAACATGCCTTTATTAGCAAGGCAATGTGGGAAGGCGGAAGGTATGGAATACCTGATGATACCCTTGAAATCTGTCTCGAATATGCACGGGAAAATCTTATTGAAAATGTAACCCTGTATAGAAGTTTTATGGAAAAAGTCTTAATGGCTTACAAAGATATAAAAGTGCTAATCGCTGATAAAATAGAAACAATGACATCTGATAAATTGAAAAATCGCATGGAGAATTTCCTGCAAATTTATGATGCTATAAACTCCAGCATCGAGTGA
- a CDS encoding histone deacetylase family protein, translated as MKIFYDRRHLLHSPQKEIDNGEWVENPEKPLRIEAIRERMESLFGYAIQESKYHFDSYIYLVHEPEYVDWLKRKSGEIEAGKEYFPEVFGYDKVFDTGTPITRNSYNISLTAVATTLSAADSILDGENVAYALCRPPGHHATRSLAGGYCYFNNAAIAARYYQKYTQGYVAILDLDFHHGNGTQEIFYTDSTVLYVSIHGSPEKYYPWISGHSWEIGEDEGLGYNFNFPLDGDITGSDYLRTLEKALVEVETFDPDLLIVSLGFDTHTEDPMGYFSLVDSDFFMIGKQLSGLDLPLLIVQEGGYNADANGRAAVNFFSGMLK; from the coding sequence ATGAAAATTTTTTATGATAGGCGACATCTCTTACATTCACCCCAAAAAGAGATTGACAACGGTGAGTGGGTTGAAAATCCTGAAAAGCCACTGAGAATAGAAGCTATCCGTGAGCGGATGGAAAGCCTTTTTGGTTATGCAATCCAGGAGAGCAAATATCATTTTGATTCTTACATATATCTCGTCCATGAACCTGAATACGTTGATTGGTTAAAAAGGAAATCAGGAGAGATTGAAGCTGGAAAGGAATATTTCCCCGAAGTCTTTGGATACGACAAAGTCTTTGACACAGGGACACCCATCACGAGAAACAGTTACAACATCTCACTAACCGCTGTTGCAACAACCCTATCAGCTGCTGACTCCATTTTAGATGGTGAGAATGTTGCTTATGCTTTATGCAGACCTCCGGGCCATCATGCGACACGTTCTCTGGCAGGTGGCTACTGCTATTTCAACAACGCCGCTATCGCTGCTCGCTATTATCAAAAATACACACAGGGTTATGTGGCAATACTCGATCTGGATTTTCATCATGGAAATGGCACTCAGGAGATCTTCTACACTGATTCAACCGTGCTTTACGTGTCAATACACGGTTCGCCTGAAAAGTATTATCCCTGGATAAGCGGGCACAGCTGGGAAATAGGCGAAGACGAAGGACTCGGGTATAATTTCAATTTTCCTCTGGACGGTGATATAACAGGTTCTGATTATCTTAGAACACTTGAAAAAGCCCTCGTGGAAGTGGAGACCTTTGATCCTGATCTCCTGATAGTTTCACTGGGTTTTGATACCCATACTGAAGACCCTATGGGGTATTTTTCCCTTGTAGATAGTGATTTTTTCATGATAGGAAAACAGCTGTCCGGACTGGATCTGCCTTTGTTGATCGTGCAGGAAGGCGGTTACAATGCCGATGCGAATGGAAGAGCGGCTGTGAATTTTTTCAGCGGCATGCTGAAATAA
- the metG gene encoding methionine--tRNA ligase, producing the protein MKGTFYVTTPIYYINSEPHIGSAYTTIVADVVARYKRLDGYDVFFLTGTDEHGQKVLQAAEARGMSPQQFCDELAGKFKKLWEELKITNNYFVRTTDETHMKTVQYFIDKMKGNGDIYKGQYEGWYCVPCETFWTEEDVGSERICPSCGREVKKVKEENYFFRLSKYNDALLKLFKENPEFVQPDFRRNEMLKILEDGLRDLSITRTSFKWGVPMPDDPEHVIYVWVDALINYISAIGYPHDMEKFEKYWPADVHLIGKEINRFHSLIWPAMLMSAGLPLPKQIFAHGWLTVNGQKISKSLGNAIDPREFVKTYGNDAVRYYLLKDIQFGRDGDFSEENLITRINADLANDLGNLLHRTQAMIKKFNEDTIPEPGETDSVDENLIALAKKTITVYREHMDKLKFTQALEAIWELVKHANKYIDLTEPWKLGKLPEKKSRLNTVLYNLAEVLRLVSLMIAPITPDTSNEILKRLGTDVAKDFESLEWGRIEIGSELVHGLPLFPRIDPKEHRWVSKAFEGVTNEKAQAEESDNLIEIGDFARVELRVGKILEAEKINKSKKLLKLQMDLGDLGRRQIVAGIAQHYEPEELIGLKVVVVTNLKPVKLMGEESKGMLLAAKDGKKLTVLTVQRDIEPGAKIS; encoded by the coding sequence ATGAAAGGTACGTTTTACGTTACCACGCCGATTTATTACATAAACTCTGAACCTCATATTGGCTCAGCATATACGACAATTGTGGCTGACGTTGTCGCGAGGTATAAAAGGCTCGACGGTTATGATGTCTTTTTTCTGACCGGTACTGATGAACACGGGCAAAAAGTTCTTCAAGCAGCTGAAGCAAGAGGTATGTCACCCCAGCAATTTTGTGATGAACTTGCTGGAAAATTCAAGAAACTATGGGAAGAGCTAAAAATAACTAATAACTATTTTGTTCGCACAACTGATGAAACTCACATGAAAACGGTTCAGTACTTTATCGATAAAATGAAGGGAAATGGCGATATTTATAAAGGCCAATATGAAGGCTGGTACTGCGTCCCCTGCGAAACTTTCTGGACCGAAGAAGATGTTGGAAGTGAAAGAATCTGTCCCTCCTGTGGAAGAGAAGTAAAGAAAGTCAAAGAGGAAAATTATTTTTTCAGGCTTTCGAAATACAATGATGCTCTTTTGAAGCTTTTCAAGGAAAATCCCGAATTTGTTCAGCCAGATTTCAGGCGCAATGAAATGCTGAAAATTCTTGAGGATGGCTTAAGAGATCTCAGCATAACAAGAACCTCATTCAAATGGGGAGTTCCCATGCCCGATGACCCTGAACATGTGATATACGTTTGGGTTGACGCTTTAATTAACTACATAAGCGCTATTGGTTATCCCCATGATATGGAAAAGTTTGAAAAATACTGGCCAGCAGATGTACACCTGATAGGAAAGGAAATCAACCGTTTTCATTCGCTGATATGGCCAGCGATGCTCATGTCAGCAGGACTTCCCCTTCCAAAACAGATATTTGCCCATGGCTGGTTAACGGTAAATGGTCAAAAGATTTCAAAATCTCTTGGTAACGCAATAGATCCAAGGGAATTCGTCAAGACATACGGAAATGACGCTGTTCGATATTACCTGCTGAAAGATATTCAATTCGGACGTGATGGAGATTTTTCAGAAGAAAATCTCATTACTCGCATCAATGCCGATCTGGCGAATGACCTGGGAAATCTACTCCACAGAACACAGGCAATGATCAAAAAATTCAACGAAGACACCATTCCTGAACCCGGTGAAACGGATTCCGTGGATGAAAACCTCATTGCCCTTGCAAAGAAAACCATTACAGTTTACAGAGAGCATATGGATAAGCTGAAATTCACACAGGCTCTCGAAGCTATATGGGAACTCGTAAAACACGCAAATAAATACATAGACCTTACAGAACCGTGGAAACTGGGGAAACTTCCAGAAAAGAAAAGCCGCTTGAACACCGTTCTCTACAATCTTGCGGAGGTATTAAGACTAGTTTCGCTAATGATAGCACCCATTACGCCTGATACATCGAATGAAATCCTTAAACGCCTAGGAACAGATGTAGCGAAAGATTTCGAATCCCTTGAATGGGGGAGGATTGAGATAGGCTCAGAATTAGTACACGGCTTACCTTTGTTTCCAAGAATCGACCCGAAAGAACATCGCTGGGTTTCAAAAGCTTTTGAAGGTGTCACTAATGAAAAAGCACAGGCCGAAGAATCTGACAATCTTATAGAAATTGGTGATTTCGCTCGGGTAGAGTTGAGAGTAGGTAAGATCCTGGAAGCTGAAAAGATAAATAAGTCCAAGAAGCTGCTAAAGCTTCAAATGGATCTTGGAGACCTCGGAAGAAGGCAGATAGTGGCTGGCATAGCTCAGCATTACGAGCCTGAAGAACTCATTGGGCTTAAAGTAGTTGTTGTCACAAACTTGAAACCTGTCAAGCTGATGGGTGAAGAATCGAAAGGCATGCTGCTTGCAGCAAAGGATGGAAAAAAATTGACCGTATTAACAGTTCAACGCGACATAGAACCCGGAGCTAAGATATCCTGA